In Cedecea neteri, a single genomic region encodes these proteins:
- a CDS encoding PLP-dependent aminotransferase family protein, with the protein MTRYQHLATLLAERIEQGLYQSGERLPSVRSLSSEHGVSISTVQQAYHVLEDQQLISPQPRSGYFVSPRKAVPPVPRLTRPVQRPVEVTQWDAVLELVNSRQDCEVIAFGSGSPDLTQSTMKPLWREMGRLAQYQEPELLGYDGMFGVKALREQIARLMLDSNCVVNADEIVVTNGCHEALSIAIRAVCEPGDIVAVESPSFHGTMQMLRGYGVKVVEIPTDSVTGISLEALELALEQWPIKAVILVPNCNNPLGFIMPEARKKAVMNLARRFDIAIIEDDVYGELAYEYPRPMTIKSLDVDGRVLLCSSFSKTLAPGLRVGWIVPGRYLDRTLHTKYIGTGSSATFTQQAVAAFIRNGHYHRHIRRMRQHYQRNLEVFTCRVRQYFPCGICVSRPQGGFLMWIELPEEVDAVRLGSALKAAKIHIASGSLFSASGKYRHCLRLNYSLPFNAVTEAALKRLGEIVECEI; encoded by the coding sequence ATGACGCGTTACCAACATCTCGCCACGCTGCTGGCTGAGCGTATTGAGCAGGGGCTTTATCAAAGCGGGGAGCGTTTGCCCTCGGTGCGGAGCCTGAGCAGCGAACACGGCGTCAGTATCAGCACCGTGCAACAGGCGTATCACGTCCTGGAAGACCAGCAGCTGATTTCCCCTCAACCACGTTCCGGCTACTTTGTTTCGCCGCGCAAAGCCGTGCCGCCTGTGCCGCGCCTAACGCGTCCCGTGCAGCGCCCGGTGGAAGTGACGCAGTGGGATGCGGTGCTGGAATTGGTGAACTCCCGGCAGGATTGCGAAGTGATCGCCTTCGGCAGCGGATCGCCGGATCTCACCCAGTCGACGATGAAACCGCTGTGGCGAGAAATGGGGCGGCTCGCGCAGTACCAGGAGCCTGAGCTGCTGGGCTACGACGGCATGTTCGGCGTGAAAGCCCTGCGTGAGCAAATTGCCCGCCTGATGCTGGACAGCAACTGCGTGGTGAATGCCGATGAGATCGTGGTAACCAACGGCTGCCATGAAGCACTGTCGATTGCGATTCGCGCGGTGTGTGAGCCGGGGGACATAGTGGCGGTTGAGTCGCCTTCATTCCACGGCACCATGCAGATGCTGCGCGGTTACGGTGTTAAAGTAGTTGAAATTCCTACTGATTCCGTTACCGGTATTAGCCTGGAAGCACTCGAGCTGGCGCTGGAACAGTGGCCCATCAAAGCCGTGATTCTGGTACCCAATTGCAATAATCCTCTTGGCTTCATCATGCCGGAGGCGCGTAAAAAAGCGGTGATGAACCTTGCCCGGCGCTTTGATATTGCCATCATCGAGGATGATGTCTACGGCGAGCTGGCCTATGAATACCCGCGCCCGATGACGATCAAATCCCTGGATGTGGATGGCCGCGTCCTGCTGTGCAGTTCGTTTTCAAAAACGCTGGCACCGGGGCTGCGCGTGGGCTGGATTGTGCCGGGACGCTACCTCGACCGCACGCTGCACACCAAGTATATCGGCACCGGCAGCAGCGCGACCTTCACCCAGCAGGCGGTAGCGGCCTTTATTCGCAACGGGCATTACCACCGCCATATCCGGCGTATGCGCCAGCACTATCAGCGCAATCTGGAGGTGTTTACCTGCCGCGTGCGGCAATATTTCCCCTGCGGGATCTGCGTCAGTCGGCCTCAGGGGGGCTTTTTGATGTGGATTGAACTCCCGGAAGAAGTCGATGCGGTGCGGCTGGGCAGCGCATTGAAAGCGGCAAAAATCCATATTGCGAGCGGCTCGCTGTTTTCGGCCTCTGGAAAATATCGCCATTGCCTGCGGTTGAACTATTCTTTGCCGTTCAACGCCGTTACCGAGGCGGCCCTGAAAAGATTGGGCGAAATCGTCGAATGTGAGATTTGA
- a CDS encoding DUF1127 domain-containing protein, protein MGFEENHHRRPFYGLVMLYQYFRRSRQRRQTLRALRELSPEQLRDMGLTRDDLSRWE, encoded by the coding sequence ATGGGTTTTGAAGAGAACCACCATCGCAGACCGTTTTATGGCCTGGTAATGCTTTACCAGTATTTTCGCCGCAGCCGCCAGCGCCGCCAGACTTTACGGGCGCTGCGCGAGCTTAGCCCGGAACAACTCAGGGATATGGGGCTGACGAGGGATGATTTATCCCGCTGGGAATAA
- a CDS encoding GNAT family N-acetyltransferase yields the protein MQLLTSRLALSQITEADWPLFNYLQQQPEVMRYVADNLPEAEIRQAFDARLPDWQPGSRHWLCMVMRHRKTGVPIGVTGFILREDDIAEVGFLLDPSFHGQGYGYESLYEVCAFAFAEVGIRKLVATVTAGNIPSKKVLEKVGFQQEGTLRENYWLNGRWQDDWIFGLLAREFI from the coding sequence ATGCAACTTCTCACCTCTCGCCTGGCGCTCAGCCAAATCACTGAAGCTGACTGGCCACTCTTCAACTACCTGCAGCAACAGCCGGAGGTAATGCGCTACGTGGCTGATAACCTACCGGAAGCAGAGATCCGCCAGGCTTTTGACGCCCGTCTTCCCGACTGGCAGCCGGGCAGCCGCCACTGGCTCTGTATGGTGATGCGCCACCGCAAAACCGGCGTGCCAATTGGCGTTACCGGTTTTATCCTGCGCGAGGACGATATCGCGGAGGTCGGCTTTTTACTCGACCCGTCGTTTCACGGCCAGGGCTATGGGTATGAATCGCTGTACGAGGTGTGTGCCTTTGCGTTTGCGGAGGTCGGCATCCGCAAGCTTGTGGCCACGGTCACCGCCGGAAATATTCCGTCGAAGAAAGTGCTGGAAAAAGTCGGGTTTCAGCAGGAAGGTACGCTGCGGGAGAACTATTGGCTGAATGGACGCTGGCAGGATGACTGGATTTTTGGCCTGTTGGCTCGGGAATTCATATAA
- a CDS encoding DUF1471 domain-containing protein has translation MKSIKYFAVVMTLAASFSGFAAETQPAVSQKMGTVSVSGASNLDSLQHQLQQKAEQAGAKSIRIVSAGGDNKMYGVAEIYN, from the coding sequence ATGAAAAGCATCAAATATTTTGCCGTAGTTATGACTCTCGCTGCTTCCTTCTCCGGCTTCGCTGCGGAAACCCAGCCAGCAGTCAGCCAGAAAATGGGCACCGTATCGGTCAGCGGCGCGTCTAACCTCGACAGCCTGCAACACCAGCTGCAGCAGAAAGCCGAGCAGGCAGGCGCGAAGTCTATCCGCATTGTTTCCGCCGGCGGTGATAACAAAATGTACGGCGTGGCTGAAATCTACAACTAA
- a CDS encoding autotransporter outer membrane beta-barrel domain-containing protein, whose amino-acid sequence MKYKALTLVPVCLAGLTGALPFSATAACSSSTPNSGDTVTCSGSGIPPVVATAGSNNVTINLDSTVTGSYSLITQATPFSVDSGSNINNAGALTLSDNGTGVANRGALLLGVNNGNTLTNGATGTLTTTGAYNDGMAANGNNNTLINNGTITTSGNNSYGMTAAWGQSNPGAAGNTITNTGTISTSGNNARAISLLGGSGTVNNSGTLTTSGRDAPTVFLQGNNATLNNSGLIQTTGTASSSGSVDGVVANTLGSSFNTTINNLAGGQIVSNNGIGIRSTNGNITITNAGLIQGGSGTAILSGNGSISLILQTGSQIVGLADGGRGNNSVTLEGTGTSSNAFTNFQTLTMTGSDWTWAGTGSFTTALVQSGTLDLTGTLGTSTASVTASVSNGATLQANSTNLPLSVSNDGLVRFLQNSDGSYSGKITGSGSVEKSGGSLLQVTGANTYSGGTTLTGGTLQAATDSALGAATGGLIFNGGTLQLGSSFDLATSRAMSVTANNGTFDTQGFTSVVGQGITGAGALTKLGGGTLVLNGVNSYAGGTAVNAGTLVLGDSAHTSAAAAGGTTVAAGATLGGYGTVNGDVTNSGTLAVANALPILSAGPQGNLQINGNLTNVGLVQLAGSGVGNSLTVAGNYSGQNGVIALNTVLASDGAASDKLILIGGSASGSGTLKVTNIGGAGAQTTADGIQVVQATNGATSTANAFNLSGGTVSAGAYSYYLARGGVSDGSGGSWYLRNTVVPDSTTSVTPAEETPESIVDASHGNETLNVYRPEVALYAEAPAVARQLNLQQIDTFHDRQGEQSLLNGDNKAPAFWARSWGSHADIHQSGDVNPSFNGTLWGLQLGQDLYTATEDSGATHHLGVLFGFSRATGDVDGFALAKQGMRVGKLQLNNYSYGGYWTRVAASGWYTDAVLMGSALRLNTNSVNEVNASSNGNAVTGSVETGLPVSLGEGVTLEPQAQLVWQRTSLDSLNDGISDIRWNNGNTWQGRVGARLQWAFEANGVNWKPYLRANVLRSFGQDDETAFDGSTTIASNVGQTAGQIGAGLVAQMSQNGSLYATTGYLTNFGGERQRVVTGNVGVRWNW is encoded by the coding sequence CGTCACGATTAACCTCGATTCCACCGTGACCGGGAGTTACTCGCTGATTACCCAGGCGACGCCGTTTTCGGTGGACAGCGGCAGCAATATCAACAACGCCGGGGCGCTGACTCTCTCTGATAACGGCACGGGCGTGGCGAACCGTGGGGCGCTGTTGCTGGGCGTGAATAACGGTAATACGCTGACTAATGGTGCGACGGGCACGCTGACCACCACCGGGGCCTACAACGACGGCATGGCCGCTAACGGCAATAACAATACGCTGATCAATAACGGCACTATCACCACCAGCGGTAACAATTCTTACGGCATGACCGCGGCCTGGGGGCAGAGCAATCCTGGCGCTGCAGGAAATACCATCACCAATACCGGCACTATCTCCACATCAGGGAATAACGCCAGGGCTATTTCTCTGCTGGGCGGCAGCGGCACGGTGAACAACAGTGGGACGCTGACCACTTCCGGACGAGATGCGCCCACGGTGTTTTTGCAGGGCAACAACGCCACGCTAAATAACAGCGGCCTGATTCAGACCACGGGTACCGCCTCTTCCAGCGGCAGCGTGGACGGCGTGGTAGCGAACACGCTCGGCAGCAGTTTTAACACTACGATCAATAACCTGGCTGGCGGGCAGATCGTCAGCAATAACGGCATCGGTATTCGTTCGACTAACGGTAATATCACCATCACCAACGCCGGGCTGATTCAGGGCGGAAGCGGCACGGCAATTCTCAGCGGCAACGGCAGCATTTCGCTGATCCTCCAGACCGGCTCGCAAATTGTTGGCCTGGCCGATGGTGGGCGAGGCAATAACTCTGTGACATTAGAAGGGACGGGCACCTCCTCTAACGCCTTTACCAATTTCCAGACGCTGACCATGACCGGCAGCGACTGGACCTGGGCGGGTACTGGCTCGTTTACCACTGCCCTCGTGCAGAGCGGAACGTTGGATCTTACCGGCACGCTAGGTACCAGTACGGCTTCCGTAACAGCTTCGGTAAGCAACGGCGCGACTCTACAAGCGAACTCAACCAACTTGCCGCTTTCGGTCTCTAATGACGGGCTGGTGCGTTTCCTGCAAAACAGCGACGGCAGCTATTCGGGGAAGATTACCGGCAGCGGGTCTGTTGAGAAAAGCGGTGGCAGCCTGCTGCAGGTGACGGGGGCAAATACTTACAGCGGGGGGACGACGCTGACCGGCGGCACGCTGCAGGCTGCAACAGACAGTGCGCTCGGTGCAGCTACGGGTGGGCTTATCTTTAACGGTGGCACGCTTCAGCTCGGCAGTTCGTTCGATCTTGCGACATCCCGTGCGATGTCAGTGACTGCCAATAACGGGACGTTTGACACTCAGGGATTCACTTCCGTTGTTGGGCAGGGGATTACGGGGGCTGGTGCGTTAACTAAACTGGGCGGCGGTACGCTGGTGCTCAACGGCGTTAACAGCTATGCGGGTGGCACGGCTGTTAATGCCGGTACGCTGGTTTTAGGCGACAGCGCTCACACCTCTGCGGCAGCTGCAGGCGGCACCACCGTGGCGGCCGGAGCCACGCTGGGTGGTTATGGTACGGTGAATGGTGACGTGACGAACAGCGGAACTCTGGCGGTAGCAAATGCGCTGCCGATTCTTTCTGCTGGCCCGCAGGGCAATCTCCAGATTAACGGCAACCTGACCAACGTGGGGCTTGTTCAGCTGGCTGGTAGCGGGGTGGGGAATAGCCTGACCGTAGCCGGAAACTATAGCGGTCAGAACGGCGTGATTGCGCTGAATACGGTCCTGGCGAGTGATGGGGCTGCGTCTGATAAGCTTATCCTCATCGGCGGTAGCGCTTCGGGCAGCGGCACGCTGAAGGTCACTAATATCGGCGGTGCCGGGGCGCAAACTACGGCAGACGGTATTCAGGTGGTGCAGGCCACTAACGGCGCAACCAGCACGGCGAATGCCTTCAATCTTTCAGGGGGTACCGTCAGCGCCGGGGCATATTCCTATTACCTCGCCAGAGGCGGTGTCTCCGACGGCAGCGGCGGGAGCTGGTATCTGCGCAATACGGTTGTGCCGGATTCGACAACGTCGGTCACCCCGGCGGAAGAAACGCCTGAGTCCATCGTGGATGCCTCTCACGGCAATGAGACGCTGAACGTCTACCGGCCAGAAGTTGCGCTGTATGCCGAAGCGCCTGCCGTTGCCCGCCAGCTTAACCTGCAGCAGATCGACACCTTCCACGACCGTCAGGGCGAGCAGAGCCTGCTGAACGGCGATAACAAAGCCCCGGCCTTCTGGGCCAGAAGCTGGGGAAGCCACGCGGATATTCATCAAAGTGGAGATGTGAATCCGTCCTTCAATGGCACATTGTGGGGGCTGCAGCTGGGGCAGGATTTGTATACCGCCACTGAGGATAGTGGGGCGACGCATCACCTCGGTGTGCTGTTCGGATTCTCCAGAGCGACCGGGGATGTCGACGGCTTTGCACTGGCAAAACAGGGCATGCGCGTCGGCAAACTGCAGCTGAATAACTACAGCTACGGTGGCTATTGGACAAGGGTTGCGGCTTCCGGCTGGTATACGGACGCGGTGTTAATGGGCAGCGCGCTGCGGTTGAATACTAACTCGGTCAACGAGGTGAATGCTTCTTCCAACGGCAATGCGGTGACCGGCTCTGTTGAGACGGGGCTGCCCGTTTCCCTCGGCGAAGGGGTGACGCTTGAGCCCCAGGCACAGCTGGTCTGGCAAAGAACTTCGCTGGATTCGTTGAATGACGGTATCTCAGACATCCGCTGGAACAACGGCAATACCTGGCAGGGGCGGGTTGGAGCCCGGCTGCAGTGGGCCTTTGAGGCGAATGGCGTGAACTGGAAGCCTTATCTGCGCGCCAACGTGCTGCGGTCATTCGGCCAGGATGATGAAACGGCTTTCGATGGCAGCACAACGATCGCCAGCAATGTCGGGCAAACGGCCGGGCAAATCGGGGCGGGGCTGGTGGCGCAGATGAGCCAGAACGGCAGCCTTTATGCGACGACAGGCTACCTGACAAACTTCGGCGGCGAGCGCCAGCGGGTAGTGACCGGCAATGTCGGCGTGCGCTGGAATTGGTGA